A single window of Mycobacterium sp. ITM-2016-00318 DNA harbors:
- a CDS encoding acyl-CoA desaturase, which translates to MTAPTITQKTLQKTVAGKTVTLTPEQAEAFGRELDALKERVIADLGERDVDYIRRIIKAQRGLEVAGRALLFGGIFPPFWLAGTAMLGISKILDNMEIGHNVMHGQYDWTGDPALASKKFEWDTACPADQWRHSHNYMHHTYTNIVGMDRDVGYGILRMSKDQRWSPYFLGNPVYAFLLMVLFQYGVALHELETERIRSGEITVAEKREVLSAIWGKTKKQTLKDYVAFPLLAGPFAPWVFAGNMTANLMRNVWSYMIIFCGHFPEDVQEFSIEETKAETRGGWYFRQILGSANLTGGKLFHILSGNLSFQIEHHLFPDVPAHRHAEIAPEVQEICQRYGIPYNKGSLPKQFGTVVRKIVKLALP; encoded by the coding sequence ATGACTGCACCAACGATTACGCAGAAGACGCTCCAGAAGACGGTCGCAGGCAAGACCGTCACCCTGACCCCCGAGCAGGCCGAGGCGTTCGGACGCGAGCTCGACGCACTCAAGGAGCGCGTGATCGCCGACCTCGGCGAGCGCGACGTCGACTACATCCGGCGAATCATCAAGGCCCAACGCGGCCTCGAGGTCGCAGGCCGGGCCCTGCTCTTCGGCGGCATCTTCCCGCCGTTCTGGCTCGCGGGCACCGCAATGCTGGGAATCTCGAAGATCCTCGACAACATGGAGATCGGCCACAACGTCATGCACGGCCAGTACGACTGGACCGGCGACCCGGCGCTGGCGAGCAAGAAGTTCGAATGGGACACCGCGTGCCCTGCCGATCAGTGGCGCCACTCGCACAACTACATGCACCACACCTACACCAACATCGTCGGCATGGACCGCGACGTCGGCTACGGCATCCTTCGGATGAGCAAGGATCAGCGGTGGAGCCCGTACTTCCTCGGCAACCCGGTTTACGCCTTCCTCCTGATGGTGCTGTTCCAATACGGCGTCGCACTGCACGAGCTGGAGACCGAGCGGATCCGCTCAGGCGAGATCACCGTCGCTGAGAAACGCGAAGTCCTCAGCGCGATCTGGGGCAAGACCAAGAAGCAGACGCTGAAGGACTATGTGGCCTTCCCGCTGCTGGCCGGGCCCTTCGCGCCATGGGTGTTCGCGGGCAACATGACCGCCAACCTGATGCGCAACGTCTGGTCGTACATGATCATCTTCTGCGGCCACTTCCCCGAAGACGTCCAGGAGTTCTCGATCGAGGAGACGAAGGCCGAGACCCGCGGCGGATGGTACTTCCGCCAGATACTCGGATCGGCAAACCTCACCGGCGGCAAGCTCTTTCACATCTTGAGCGGCAATTTGTCGTTCCAGATCGAACATCACCTGTTCCCCGACGTCCCCGCCCACCGTCACGCCGAGATCGCACCCGAGGTGCAGGAGATCTGCCAGCGCTACGGCATCCCCTACAACAAGGGGTCGCTGCCCAAGCAGTTCGGCACCGTGGTGCGCAAGATCGTCAAACTGGCTCTGCCCTAA
- a CDS encoding SDR family NAD(P)-dependent oxidoreductase, with amino-acid sequence MSDPLTTPFGFETTAADVVAGVDLTGKTAIVTGASSGIGVETARALAAAGAAVTLAVRNTSAGENVAAEIRESTGNDAVTVGAVDLGELSSVAAFVRAWAGPLHILVNNAGVMAVPELTLSSSGHEIHFATNHLGHFALAVGLHEALAAAGGARIVSVSSGGHLRSPVVFDDIDFAFRDYNPFSAYGQSKTANVLLAVEATRRWADDGITSNALMPGAIFDTALGRHVDPGHAAAAAKLLKLKTVEQGAATSVLLAASPLLDGIGGRYFEDCAQAPVVDRRGAPGTGGVARYAVDPANAERLWDVSLRMAG; translated from the coding sequence ATGAGTGACCCGTTGACCACTCCGTTCGGATTCGAAACGACGGCGGCCGACGTCGTTGCGGGCGTCGACCTGACCGGCAAGACGGCGATCGTCACCGGCGCCTCGTCGGGCATCGGCGTCGAGACCGCACGGGCGCTGGCGGCCGCGGGCGCCGCGGTCACTCTGGCCGTGCGCAACACCTCTGCCGGCGAGAACGTCGCCGCCGAGATCCGGGAGAGCACCGGCAATGATGCCGTCACCGTCGGCGCCGTCGACCTCGGCGAGCTCTCCAGCGTCGCCGCCTTCGTCCGCGCGTGGGCGGGACCGCTGCACATCCTGGTGAACAACGCGGGCGTGATGGCGGTTCCCGAGCTGACGCTGTCTTCCAGCGGACACGAGATACATTTCGCCACAAACCATCTCGGCCACTTCGCGCTCGCCGTCGGGCTGCACGAGGCACTCGCCGCCGCCGGCGGAGCGCGGATCGTCTCGGTCAGCTCCGGTGGACACCTGCGCTCGCCGGTCGTCTTCGACGACATCGACTTCGCCTTCCGCGACTACAACCCGTTCAGTGCATACGGGCAATCGAAGACTGCCAATGTGCTGTTGGCCGTCGAGGCGACGCGACGCTGGGCCGATGACGGCATCACCTCCAATGCGTTGATGCCGGGTGCGATCTTCGACACCGCGCTCGGACGCCACGTCGATCCCGGCCATGCCGCCGCGGCGGCGAAACTACTGAAGCTCAAGACCGTCGAGCAAGGCGCCGCGACGTCGGTGCTGCTGGCGGCGTCACCGCTGCTGGATGGCATCGGCGGCCGCTACTTCGAGGACTGCGCGCAGGCACCGGTCGTCGACCGCCGCGGAGCGCCGGGAACCGGTGGCGTCGCGCGCTACGCCGTCGACCCGGCCAATGCCGAGCGGTTGTGGGACGTCTCGCTGCGGATGGCGGGCTAG
- a CDS encoding ferredoxin reductase — translation MFTQTLTRRARRSPLLELLTGPHGVDRYTELVDPTWTDGEARAKVVAVRRQTPRSVTLTLEPNRAFTGFRAGQHINLTVEINGRRRTRCYSPASAESAHHIELTIGRHDGGLVSTYLCDHARPGMIVGLDSVGGDFTLPAVPPRRILFVSGGSGITPVMSMLRTLRTDGFEGDIAFVHYARSAEEACYADELATMTGVRVLHGFTRDGAGDLTGHFDADHLAAAMPDPPENTAVYVCGPPALVDAVRAHCPDARSESFVPPTFSVPADSTGGRVSFTDSGVDATDDGQPLLVQAENAGLTPESGCRMGICHSCTRRKTSGAVRNLITGTVSSTDEEDVQICVSAPVGDVEIAL, via the coding sequence ATGTTCACTCAAACTTTGACACGCCGAGCGCGACGGTCGCCCCTGCTGGAGCTGCTGACCGGCCCCCACGGCGTTGACCGATACACCGAGCTCGTCGACCCGACCTGGACCGATGGCGAGGCCCGCGCGAAGGTCGTCGCGGTGCGGCGCCAGACCCCGCGCAGTGTCACGCTGACCCTCGAACCGAACCGGGCGTTCACCGGGTTCCGGGCCGGCCAGCACATCAACCTGACCGTCGAGATCAACGGGCGCAGGCGCACCAGGTGCTACTCGCCGGCGAGCGCCGAGAGCGCGCACCACATCGAGTTGACGATCGGCCGTCACGACGGCGGGCTGGTGTCGACCTACCTGTGCGACCACGCCCGACCCGGCATGATCGTCGGCCTCGACTCCGTCGGCGGCGACTTCACACTGCCCGCCGTCCCTCCGCGACGCATCCTGTTCGTGTCCGGCGGCAGCGGCATCACACCGGTGATGTCGATGCTGCGGACCCTGCGGACCGACGGGTTCGAAGGCGACATCGCGTTCGTCCACTATGCGCGCAGCGCCGAGGAAGCGTGCTACGCCGACGAACTCGCCACCATGACCGGAGTCCGCGTGCTGCACGGCTTCACCCGTGACGGCGCAGGCGATCTGACAGGCCACTTCGACGCCGATCATCTGGCCGCCGCGATGCCGGATCCCCCGGAAAACACAGCCGTCTACGTGTGCGGCCCGCCCGCACTGGTGGACGCCGTCCGAGCACACTGCCCCGACGCGCGGTCCGAGAGCTTCGTGCCGCCGACGTTCAGTGTTCCGGCCGACTCCACCGGCGGCCGAGTGTCGTTCACCGACAGCGGTGTCGATGCCACCGACGACGGCCAGCCGCTGCTGGTGCAGGCCGAGAACGCCGGACTAACGCCCGAAAGCGGATGCCGGATGGGCATCTGTCACAGCTGCACCCGCCGCAAGACCAGCGGCGCGGTACGCAATTTGATCACCGGGACTGTCTCGAGCACCGACGAGGAGGACGTGCAGATCTGCGTGTCCGCACCCGTCGGCGACGTCGAGATCGCCCTCTAG
- a CDS encoding ATP-dependent helicase, which translates to MTSVRDPLSRFSALTREWFTGTFAAPTDAQAEAWSAIADGDNTLVIAPTGSGKTLAAFLWAIDRLAEKPRPAGSGTRVLYVSPLKALAVDVERNLRTPLTGITRIAERHGQQPPAISVGVRSGDTPPGQRRELIARPPDVLITTPESLFLMLTSAARDSLAAVQTVIVDEVHAVAATKRGAHLALSLERLDQLLDRPAQRIGLSATVRPPEEVARFLSGQAPATIVAPPAAKTFDLSVQVPVPDMANLENNSIWPDVEERIVDLIEAHRSSIVFANSRRLAERLTSRLNEIHAERLGVDLPDGPNPQVGGGAPAHIMGSGLASGAELLLAKAHHGSVSKEQRAIVEDDLKTGRLKAVVATSSLELGIDMGAVDLVIQVETPTSVASGLQRIGRAGHQVGEISQGVLFPKHRSDLIGCAVTVRRMLSGEIETMRVPTNPLDVLAQHTVAACALEPLDADLWFDAVRRSAPFATLPRSAFEATLDLLSGKYPSTEFAELRPRLVYDRDAGTLTARPGAQRLAVTSGGAIPDRGLFTVYLASSAESEKPSRVGELDEEMVYESRPGDVISLGATSWRITEITHDRVLVIPAPGQPARLPFWRGDGVGRPAELGAAIGKFTGELSGLPQEEFADRCAAMGFDDYATDNLWQLLNDQRQATGTVPTDVTFVVERFRDELGDWRVILHSPYGLRVHGPLALAVSRRLRERYGIDEKPTASDDGIIVRLPDTEDVAPGAELFVFDADEIEPIVTAEVGGSALFASRFRECSARALLLPRRHPGKRSPLWHQRQRAAQLLDVARKYPDFPIVLETVRECLQDVYDVPTLTELMGRIAQRRLRVVEVETQTPSPFAASLLFGYVGAFMYEGDSPLAERRAAALSLDSMLLAELLGRVELRELLDPQVIASTAAQLQHLSEDRAARDAEGVADLLRMLGPLTEAEIAERCTADDVGGWLEGLRETKRALTVSFAGQTWWVAIEDIGLLRDGVGVAVPVGVPLTFTEGVDDPLGELLGRYARTRAPFTTHEAATRFGLGQRITADVLGRMAIDGKLVRGEFTDTAESGDQWCDAGVLKILRRRSLAALRAQVEPVSTTAYARFLPAWQQVGLERASGVDGLASVIDQVAGVPMPASAVEPLVFSARVRDYQPAMLDELLASGEVTWSGAGPIGSADGWIAFHPADSAPLTLAQPTEVDFTDTHRAIMELLGGGGAYFFRQLAGSSPTAGSAGAADEQFKQALWELIWAGWVTGDTFAPVRALLGGTGRRSGRPAHRQGSKRPPRLSRYSVAHAQTRASDPTVAGRWSALPAAELDSTVRAHFQAELLLNRHGVLTKGAVAGEGIPGGFATLYKVLSAFEDVGRCQRGYFVESLGGAQFAVASTVDRLRSYLDSVEPERREYQTVVLAAADPANPYGAALPWPESAHRPGRKAGALVALVDGELAWFVERGGRTLLSFTADPEAHHAAAGALADLVGSGRVQSLLVEKINGEPVLAPDANGDQATVVAALTGAGFARTPRGLRLR; encoded by the coding sequence GTGACCTCTGTCCGCGACCCGCTCTCCCGGTTCAGCGCGCTGACCCGGGAGTGGTTCACCGGCACCTTCGCGGCGCCGACTGATGCCCAGGCCGAGGCCTGGTCGGCCATCGCCGACGGCGACAACACGCTGGTCATCGCGCCGACGGGGTCCGGTAAGACGCTGGCCGCCTTCCTCTGGGCGATCGACCGGCTCGCCGAGAAGCCGCGGCCCGCAGGCTCGGGCACCCGCGTCCTCTACGTATCGCCGCTCAAGGCGCTGGCCGTCGACGTCGAACGCAACCTCCGGACGCCGCTGACCGGCATCACCCGCATCGCCGAGCGGCACGGCCAACAACCGCCGGCGATCAGCGTCGGCGTCCGCTCCGGGGACACTCCGCCCGGCCAACGGCGAGAGCTCATCGCCAGGCCGCCCGACGTCCTGATCACCACACCCGAATCGCTGTTTCTAATGCTGACGTCGGCTGCGCGTGACTCGCTCGCGGCAGTTCAGACGGTCATCGTCGACGAAGTGCACGCGGTCGCCGCCACCAAGCGGGGCGCCCACCTCGCCCTCTCGCTCGAGCGGCTGGATCAATTACTGGACAGGCCCGCGCAGCGCATCGGGCTGTCGGCGACCGTGCGCCCGCCCGAAGAGGTGGCGCGGTTCCTGTCCGGGCAGGCCCCTGCGACGATCGTCGCCCCGCCCGCGGCCAAGACGTTCGACCTGTCGGTGCAGGTACCGGTGCCCGATATGGCCAACCTCGAGAACAACTCGATCTGGCCTGACGTCGAGGAGCGGATCGTCGACCTGATCGAGGCGCACCGCAGTTCGATCGTGTTCGCCAATTCGCGGCGGCTGGCCGAGCGACTCACGTCGCGGCTCAACGAAATCCACGCCGAACGGCTTGGTGTCGACTTGCCTGACGGCCCCAACCCGCAGGTGGGCGGCGGCGCGCCGGCTCACATCATGGGCAGCGGGCTGGCTTCCGGCGCCGAGCTGTTGCTGGCCAAGGCGCACCACGGGTCGGTCAGCAAGGAGCAGCGGGCGATCGTCGAGGACGACCTCAAGACCGGGCGGTTGAAGGCCGTGGTCGCCACCTCGAGTCTCGAGCTCGGCATCGACATGGGGGCAGTCGATCTCGTGATCCAGGTGGAGACGCCGACGTCGGTGGCCAGCGGGCTGCAGCGCATCGGACGGGCGGGACACCAGGTCGGCGAGATCTCGCAGGGCGTGCTGTTCCCCAAGCACCGCTCCGACCTGATCGGCTGCGCGGTGACGGTGCGGCGGATGCTCTCCGGCGAAATCGAGACGATGCGGGTGCCGACGAACCCGCTCGACGTGCTGGCTCAGCACACGGTGGCCGCCTGCGCGCTCGAGCCGCTCGATGCCGACCTGTGGTTCGACGCGGTACGGCGAAGCGCGCCGTTCGCGACGCTGCCGCGCAGCGCGTTCGAAGCGACGCTCGACCTGCTGTCGGGCAAGTACCCGTCGACCGAGTTCGCCGAGTTGCGGCCACGGCTGGTGTACGACCGCGATGCGGGTACCCTGACCGCCAGGCCTGGCGCACAGCGGCTGGCCGTCACCTCCGGCGGAGCGATTCCCGACCGCGGGCTGTTCACCGTCTATCTGGCGTCAAGCGCGGAATCAGAAAAGCCTTCGCGGGTGGGTGAACTCGACGAGGAGATGGTCTACGAGTCGCGGCCCGGCGATGTCATCTCCCTCGGCGCCACCAGCTGGCGGATCACCGAGATCACCCACGATCGGGTGCTTGTCATCCCGGCGCCGGGGCAACCGGCGCGGCTGCCGTTCTGGCGGGGCGATGGAGTCGGTCGGCCCGCCGAGCTCGGCGCGGCGATCGGGAAGTTCACCGGAGAACTGTCCGGTCTGCCTCAGGAAGAGTTCGCCGACCGGTGCGCGGCAATGGGGTTCGACGACTACGCCACCGACAACCTGTGGCAGTTGTTGAACGACCAGCGCCAGGCCACCGGAACCGTGCCGACGGATGTGACATTCGTGGTGGAGCGATTCCGCGACGAGCTCGGCGACTGGCGAGTGATCCTGCACTCCCCGTACGGGTTGCGGGTGCACGGTCCGTTGGCGCTTGCGGTGTCACGCCGGCTTCGGGAGCGTTACGGCATCGACGAGAAGCCGACGGCCTCCGACGACGGCATCATCGTGCGACTGCCGGACACCGAGGACGTCGCGCCAGGCGCCGAGCTGTTCGTGTTCGACGCCGACGAGATCGAGCCGATCGTCACCGCCGAGGTGGGCGGATCGGCGTTGTTCGCCTCGCGATTCCGCGAATGCTCGGCACGCGCGCTGCTGTTGCCACGCAGGCATCCGGGGAAGCGTTCTCCGCTGTGGCATCAGCGGCAGCGCGCCGCCCAACTCCTGGACGTGGCCCGCAAGTACCCCGACTTTCCGATCGTGCTGGAGACCGTGCGCGAATGCCTGCAGGACGTCTACGACGTGCCGACGCTGACCGAGTTGATGGGTCGCATCGCCCAGCGCAGGCTGCGGGTGGTCGAGGTGGAGACCCAGACACCGTCACCGTTCGCGGCTTCGCTGTTGTTCGGCTACGTCGGGGCGTTCATGTACGAGGGCGACAGCCCGCTGGCCGAACGGCGCGCCGCGGCGCTGTCGCTGGACAGCATGCTGCTGGCCGAGTTGCTTGGCCGTGTCGAGCTGCGAGAGCTGCTCGACCCGCAGGTGATCGCAAGCACCGCAGCGCAATTGCAGCACCTCAGCGAGGACCGTGCCGCCCGTGATGCCGAGGGTGTCGCCGACCTGCTGCGGATGCTGGGCCCGCTGACCGAGGCCGAGATCGCCGAGCGGTGCACCGCCGATGACGTCGGCGGCTGGCTGGAAGGGTTGCGCGAGACGAAGCGTGCGCTCACCGTGTCGTTCGCCGGGCAGACGTGGTGGGTGGCCATCGAGGACATCGGCCTGTTGCGCGACGGCGTGGGTGTCGCCGTACCCGTCGGTGTCCCGCTGACCTTCACCGAAGGCGTCGACGATCCGCTGGGCGAACTGCTCGGTCGATACGCCCGCACGCGAGCCCCGTTCACCACCCACGAGGCGGCCACCCGCTTCGGGCTTGGTCAGCGCATCACGGCAGATGTGTTGGGCCGCATGGCGATCGATGGCAAGCTGGTGCGCGGGGAGTTCACCGATACCGCCGAATCGGGGGACCAGTGGTGTGACGCAGGCGTGCTGAAGATTCTGCGGCGGCGGTCGCTTGCGGCGCTGCGGGCGCAGGTGGAGCCGGTCAGCACCACCGCCTATGCGCGCTTCCTGCCCGCGTGGCAGCAGGTCGGACTCGAACGGGCTTCCGGCGTCGACGGGCTGGCATCGGTGATCGACCAGGTCGCCGGTGTGCCGATGCCCGCGTCGGCGGTCGAACCGCTCGTGTTCTCGGCCCGCGTCCGCGACTACCAGCCCGCGATGCTCGACGAACTGCTCGCATCAGGCGAGGTGACGTGGTCGGGCGCAGGCCCGATCGGCAGCGCAGACGGCTGGATCGCCTTCCATCCCGCCGACTCCGCGCCGCTGACGCTTGCGCAGCCGACCGAGGTCGACTTCACCGACACCCACCGCGCGATCATGGAGTTGCTCGGTGGCGGCGGCGCGTACTTCTTCCGCCAGCTCGCAGGCTCCAGCCCAACTGCCGGCTCCGCGGGCGCAGCTGACGAGCAGTTCAAACAGGCTCTGTGGGAACTGATTTGGGCAGGCTGGGTGACCGGCGACACGTTCGCGCCGGTGCGCGCGCTGCTGGGCGGCACCGGACGTCGGTCGGGTCGGCCCGCGCACCGCCAGGGGTCCAAGCGACCGCCGCGGTTGAGCCGATACAGCGTCGCCCATGCGCAGACCCGTGCCTCCGATCCCACCGTCGCGGGACGCTGGTCCGCACTGCCTGCCGCTGAGCTGGATTCGACTGTGCGGGCACACTTTCAAGCCGAGCTTCTGCTCAACAGGCACGGGGTGCTAACCAAAGGTGCGGTCGCGGGCGAGGGCATCCCCGGCGGATTCGCGACGCTCTACAAGGTGTTGTCCGCATTCGAGGATGTCGGCCGATGCCAGCGCGGGTACTTCGTCGAGTCGCTGGGCGGCGCGCAGTTCGCAGTCGCGTCGACCGTGGATCGGCTGCGGTCCTATCTCGACAGCGTCGAACCGGAACGCAGGGAGTACCAGACCGTGGTGCTGGCGGCGGCCGACCCCGCCAATCCCTACGGCGCGGCACTGCCATGGCCGGAGAGCGCGCACCGGCCGGGCCGCAAGGCAGGTGCGCTTGTGGCTCTGGTCGACGGCGAGCTCGCCTGGTTCGTCGAGCGCGGGGGCCGGACGTTACTCAGCTTCACCGCAGATCCGGAGGCACATCATGCGGCCGCGGGTGCACTCGCCGATCTGGTCGGCTCTGGCCGGGTGCAGTCCCTGCTGGTGGAGAAGATCAACGGCGAACCGGTCCTGGCCCCGGACGCGAACGGCGACCAGGCGACCGTCGTCGCGGCGCTCACCGGAGCCGGTTTCGCGCGCACACCTCGGGGTCTGCGACTGCGCTGA
- a CDS encoding NAD(P)/FAD-dependent oxidoreductase: MAGAHAIVLGASMAGLLAARVLADSYRAVTLVERDELPEAVGNRRGVPQGRHAHGLLGRGSLILADLFPGFEAELVTAGVPAFDYRDLSRASFLLAGHRAPTRGAFSTVPPLYFPSRPLLESLVRRRVREIPNVEFLTAHDVVDLTSTSDRVTGARVMPHNGAGERVLDADLVVDATGRGARTPALLEDLGYGRPTEDTVTVHVVYSSQLLQMPPGALREMVVATTPEPGRPTGMALFGYENDTWMFTAFGMAGREPPTDPVDRLAFVEAITPPHIMRALRDAVPLSDICRYRYPENRWRRYDKMRRFPEGLLVIGDAVANFNPIYGQGMTVAALQALALRDSLSRGPQQLARRYFRAAAKPIAVAWRFATGADLSQPEVQGHRSLPTRIANGYVQRLLTVCESDIACAEQLIRVTGLIDPPTRLLRPRIMYRVARTRPPR; this comes from the coding sequence ATGGCCGGTGCCCATGCGATCGTCCTCGGCGCCAGCATGGCGGGACTGCTGGCCGCACGGGTGCTTGCCGACTCGTATCGGGCGGTCACCCTGGTGGAGCGCGATGAGCTGCCAGAGGCCGTCGGCAACCGACGCGGCGTGCCGCAGGGCCGGCACGCCCACGGACTGCTGGGCCGCGGCTCGCTGATCCTCGCGGACCTCTTCCCCGGTTTCGAGGCCGAACTCGTCACCGCAGGCGTACCGGCGTTCGACTATCGCGACCTGTCGAGGGCGTCGTTCCTTCTCGCGGGACATCGCGCACCGACCCGGGGCGCCTTCTCGACCGTGCCGCCGCTCTACTTTCCCAGCAGGCCGTTGCTGGAGAGCCTCGTCCGGCGCAGGGTGCGCGAGATACCCAACGTCGAGTTCCTGACGGCGCACGATGTCGTCGACCTGACGTCGACATCCGACCGTGTCACCGGCGCGCGGGTGATGCCCCACAACGGCGCGGGCGAACGCGTGCTGGACGCCGATCTCGTCGTCGACGCGACCGGCCGGGGGGCACGCACACCGGCCCTCCTCGAAGACCTCGGATACGGCCGCCCGACAGAGGACACGGTGACCGTGCACGTCGTCTACTCCAGCCAGTTGCTGCAGATGCCGCCGGGTGCCCTGCGGGAAATGGTGGTGGCCACCACGCCGGAGCCTGGAAGGCCCACCGGGATGGCTCTTTTCGGCTACGAGAACGACACCTGGATGTTCACCGCGTTCGGTATGGCCGGCCGTGAGCCGCCGACCGACCCCGTCGACCGGCTGGCCTTCGTCGAGGCGATCACGCCGCCGCACATCATGCGCGCATTGCGGGATGCGGTGCCGCTCAGCGACATCTGTCGGTACCGCTACCCGGAGAATCGATGGCGGCGCTACGACAAGATGAGGCGGTTCCCCGAGGGGCTGCTCGTCATCGGCGACGCGGTCGCCAACTTCAATCCGATCTACGGCCAGGGGATGACCGTTGCGGCGTTACAGGCCCTGGCCTTGCGCGACAGCCTCTCTCGCGGCCCGCAGCAGTTGGCGCGACGGTACTTCCGTGCGGCGGCGAAGCCGATAGCGGTGGCGTGGCGGTTCGCGACCGGCGCCGACCTCAGCCAACCCGAAGTCCAGGGCCACCGCTCGCTGCCGACGCGGATCGCGAACGGCTATGTGCAACGGCTGCTGACGGTGTGCGAGTCCGACATCGCCTGCGCAGAACAGCTCATCCGGGTCACCGGACTCATCGACCCGCCCACTCGGCTGCTGCGCCCGAGAATCATGTACCGCGTCGCTCGAACGCGACCGCCTCGCTGA
- the nei2 gene encoding endonuclease VIII Nei2: MPEGDTVFHTASKLREALEGKTLTRCDVRVPRYAAVDLTGQRVDEVVSRGKHLFIRVGQASIHSHLKMDGSWRVGSAARPSRAGHRIRIILEAGDVQAAGIDLGVLEILERTNDEDAVAHLGPDLLGPDWDPHLAVTNLTADPDRPLSEVLLDQQVMAGLGNVYSNELCFVFGHLPTTPVSSVKDPLRLAQRARDMLWLNRFRSNRTTTGDTRRGRQVWVYGRADEPCRRCGTAIESDWSGDRVTFWCPNCQR, translated from the coding sequence ATGCCCGAAGGTGACACCGTCTTTCACACGGCGTCCAAGCTGCGCGAAGCATTGGAAGGAAAGACGTTGACGCGCTGCGATGTCCGTGTTCCGCGCTATGCCGCGGTCGACCTCACTGGCCAGCGGGTCGACGAAGTCGTCAGCCGCGGGAAGCACCTCTTCATCCGGGTCGGGCAGGCGAGCATCCATTCGCATCTGAAAATGGACGGCAGTTGGCGTGTCGGCAGCGCAGCAAGGCCGAGCCGCGCGGGACATCGCATCCGCATCATCCTCGAGGCGGGCGATGTGCAGGCGGCGGGCATCGACCTCGGCGTGCTGGAGATTCTCGAGCGGACCAACGACGAGGACGCCGTCGCGCATCTCGGCCCCGACCTCCTCGGCCCCGACTGGGACCCACACCTCGCCGTAACGAATCTGACCGCCGACCCGGACCGGCCGCTTTCGGAGGTGCTGCTGGATCAGCAGGTGATGGCCGGCCTGGGCAACGTGTACAGCAACGAGTTGTGCTTTGTGTTCGGGCACCTGCCGACGACTCCGGTGAGTTCGGTAAAAGATCCCTTGCGGTTGGCTCAGCGTGCGCGAGATATGTTGTGGCTGAACCGGTTCCGTTCCAACCGCACCACCACCGGCGACACCCGGCGCGGACGACAGGTCTGGGTATACGGACGCGCCGATGAGCCGTGCCGACGGTGCGGCACGGCCATCGAGTCGGACTGGAGCGGTGACCGGGTCACCTTCTGGTGCCCCAACTGTCAGCGTTAG
- a CDS encoding nitronate monooxygenase family protein: MGMRTALTEKFGIDHPVVLAPMGGVAGGALAAAVSEGGGLGVIGAGVGDLTWLARECDLARAGTHKPWGIGFLSWAVDAAIIDAAIAQNPAAIMLSFGDPAPFTDAIRAAGIPVIIQVTDLAEARRALDVGADIVVAQGSEAGGHGGGRATLPFVPAVVDIAESVPVLAAGGIGDGRGLAAALVLGAAGAVIGTRFEATHEALISSEEITAMIAAGAEDTTQGRALDVVRDSPWPARYPARTLRNKVTDAWRGRDDDIDDATKTAYREGVDRGDLDYVPIWAGEALDVITGSEGAAALVGRIAREAEQAIATAGGRHE; the protein is encoded by the coding sequence ATGGGGATGCGCACAGCCTTGACCGAGAAGTTCGGCATCGACCATCCCGTGGTGCTGGCTCCGATGGGCGGAGTGGCGGGCGGCGCCCTGGCGGCGGCGGTGTCCGAGGGTGGCGGGCTCGGCGTGATCGGCGCCGGGGTCGGCGACCTGACCTGGCTGGCGAGGGAGTGCGACCTGGCGCGGGCAGGCACGCACAAACCCTGGGGCATCGGCTTCTTATCGTGGGCGGTCGATGCGGCGATCATCGATGCGGCGATAGCGCAGAACCCCGCGGCGATCATGCTGTCGTTCGGCGATCCCGCCCCGTTCACCGACGCGATCCGGGCGGCGGGCATCCCGGTCATCATTCAGGTGACCGACCTTGCAGAAGCCCGTCGAGCACTGGACGTGGGTGCCGACATCGTCGTGGCGCAGGGCTCCGAAGCAGGCGGGCACGGCGGCGGCCGGGCAACGCTGCCATTCGTGCCCGCAGTCGTCGATATCGCGGAATCAGTTCCGGTGCTGGCGGCCGGTGGCATCGGCGACGGCCGAGGCTTGGCCGCCGCACTCGTGCTCGGCGCCGCCGGCGCCGTCATCGGCACCCGGTTCGAAGCTACTCACGAAGCGCTGATCTCCTCTGAAGAGATCACGGCGATGATTGCCGCGGGCGCCGAGGACACCACACAGGGACGCGCGCTCGATGTCGTCCGCGATTCGCCGTGGCCGGCGCGATATCCCGCGCGAACGCTGCGCAACAAGGTAACCGACGCGTGGCGGGGCCGCGACGACGACATCGACGACGCCACGAAAACGGCCTACCGCGAGGGTGTGGACCGCGGCGACCTCGACTACGTGCCGATCTGGGCGGGCGAAGCCCTCGATGTGATCACCGGTTCGGAGGGTGCCGCGGCGCTCGTCGGTCGCATCGCGCGCGAGGCGGAGCAGGCCATCGCCACGGCAGGCGGGCGCCATGAGTGA